The proteins below come from a single Ictalurus furcatus strain D&B chromosome 27, Billie_1.0, whole genome shotgun sequence genomic window:
- the gnav1 gene encoding guanine nucleotide binding protein (G protein) alpha v1 isoform X2, whose protein sequence is MNMQIGNDSTDSTPSPGAAESGKSTLVKQMKIIHSNGFTRQELSSFKPAVLDNLLTSMKFVLHGMGVLRINLANSKNKVHAHSVLSCGRCFDEEQVIFPFISHALSCLWADQGVRSAAARGYEYELNDSALYFFENMARIVSPDYVPTETDVLRVRIRTTGVIETQFKVKHLVFRLYDVGGQRTERRKWISCFEDVRAVLFVVALSGYDMTLVEDPSMNRLQESLRLFSSICNNVFFRSTSMILFMNKIDLFQEKILHSGRHLRHYLPLYRGADCDVDSAARFIASTFVSQNTTPRKLIYHHFTTATDTSNVQVVFQVVMDTIMKENLEAVSLL, encoded by the exons atgaatatgcaaattggaaaCGATTCTACAGACTCCACCCCTTCTCCTG gAGCTGCTGAGAGTGGTAAGAGCACACTGGTTAAACAGATGAAGATCATTCACAGCAACGGCTTCACCAGACAGGAGCTGAGCAGCTTTAAG CCGGCCGTGTTGGACAACCTGCTGACGTCGATGAAGTTTGTGCTGCATGGGATGGGCGTGCTCCGGATCAACCTGGCCAACAGCAAGAACAag GTCCATGCCCACTCTGTTCTGTCGTGTGGGCGGTGCTTCGATGAAGAGCAGGTGATCTTCCCATTCATAAGCCATGCCCTTTCCTGCCTGTGGGCGGATCAGGGGGTGCGGTCTGCGGCAGCGCGAGGCTATGAGTACGAACTCAACGACTCAGCGCTCTA ttTTTTTGAAAACATGGCCCGGATCGTGTCGCCGGACTACGTGCCCACAGAGACGGACGTGCTGAGGGTCAGAATCCGGACCACGGGCGTCATCGAGACCCAGTTTAAAGTCAAACACCTGGTGTTCAG GTTGTATGACGTCGGAGGCCAGCGGACGGAGAGGAGGAAGTGGATCAGCTGTTTCGAGGACGTCAGGGCCGTGCTGTTCGTCGTCGCGCTGAGCGGCTACGACATGACGCTGGTGGAGGATCCTTCCATG AACCGACTGCAGGAGAGCCTCAGACTGTTTTCCTCCATCTGCAACAACGTCTTCTTCAGGAGCACCTCCATG attttattCATGAACAAAATCGATCTTTTCCAAGAGAAGATCCTGCACTCGGGTCGTCACCTCAGACACTACCTGCCGCTCTACAGAG GCGCTGACTGTGATGTGGATTCTGCCGCCCGCTTCATTGCCTCCACGTTTGTCTCTCAGAACACCACGCCCAGGAAGCTGATCTATCACCACTTTACTACGGCGACAGACACCTCCAACGTGCAGGTGGTGTTCCAGGTGGTGATGGACACCATCATGAAGGAGAACCTGGAGGCCGTTTCACTGCTCTGA
- the npb gene encoding neuropeptide B codes for MRMMMMMMRCAPERSVVMLAAVAVLLSCCPADAWYKQATGPSYYSVGRASGLLSGMRRSPYVRRSDAESALDAGDATGNSVAPELGARHTPVLKNMAICIKDVSPNLQSCEPMQDGWNTFRCRAEVLLALDSLDCLVA; via the exons atgaggatgatgatgatgatgatgaggtgcGCGCCGGAGAGGTCCGTCGTGATGCTCGCGGCTGTAGCCGTGCTCCTCTCGTGCTGTCCCGCAGACGCGTGGTACAAGCAGGCCACCGGGCCGAGCTACTACTCCGTGGGCAGAGCCTCGGGTTTGCTGTCCGGCATGCGCAGGTCGCCGTACGTCCGCAGGTCCGACGCCGAGTCCGCGCTGGACGCCGGAGACGCCACCGGAAACAGCGTGGCGCCCGAGCTGGGCGCGCGACACACGCCTGTCCTCAAAAACATG GCCATCTGCATCAAGGACGTTTCTCCGAACCTGCAGAGCTGTGAGCCGATGCAGGACGGCTGGAACACGTTCCGGTGCAGGGCGGAGGTCCTGCTCGCGCTCGACTCGCTCGACTGCTTGGTGGCGTGA
- the gnav1 gene encoding guanine nucleotide binding protein (G protein) alpha v1 isoform X1 — protein sequence MGLCLGSEVTEEGKKAKLHSAEIDRELYEHARRDMNVVKVLLLGAAESGKSTLVKQMKIIHSNGFTRQELSSFKPAVLDNLLTSMKFVLHGMGVLRINLANSKNKVHAHSVLSCGRCFDEEQVIFPFISHALSCLWADQGVRSAAARGYEYELNDSALYFFENMARIVSPDYVPTETDVLRVRIRTTGVIETQFKVKHLVFRLYDVGGQRTERRKWISCFEDVRAVLFVVALSGYDMTLVEDPSMNRLQESLRLFSSICNNVFFRSTSMILFMNKIDLFQEKILHSGRHLRHYLPLYRGADCDVDSAARFIASTFVSQNTTPRKLIYHHFTTATDTSNVQVVFQVVMDTIMKENLEAVSLL from the exons ATGGGTCTGTGTTTGGGCTCCGAGGTCacggaggaaggaaagaaggcgaAACTACACAGCGCCGAGATAGACCGCGAGCTCTACGAGCACGCGCGCAGAGACATGAACGTGGTGAAGGTCCTGCTGCTCG gAGCTGCTGAGAGTGGTAAGAGCACACTGGTTAAACAGATGAAGATCATTCACAGCAACGGCTTCACCAGACAGGAGCTGAGCAGCTTTAAG CCGGCCGTGTTGGACAACCTGCTGACGTCGATGAAGTTTGTGCTGCATGGGATGGGCGTGCTCCGGATCAACCTGGCCAACAGCAAGAACAag GTCCATGCCCACTCTGTTCTGTCGTGTGGGCGGTGCTTCGATGAAGAGCAGGTGATCTTCCCATTCATAAGCCATGCCCTTTCCTGCCTGTGGGCGGATCAGGGGGTGCGGTCTGCGGCAGCGCGAGGCTATGAGTACGAACTCAACGACTCAGCGCTCTA ttTTTTTGAAAACATGGCCCGGATCGTGTCGCCGGACTACGTGCCCACAGAGACGGACGTGCTGAGGGTCAGAATCCGGACCACGGGCGTCATCGAGACCCAGTTTAAAGTCAAACACCTGGTGTTCAG GTTGTATGACGTCGGAGGCCAGCGGACGGAGAGGAGGAAGTGGATCAGCTGTTTCGAGGACGTCAGGGCCGTGCTGTTCGTCGTCGCGCTGAGCGGCTACGACATGACGCTGGTGGAGGATCCTTCCATG AACCGACTGCAGGAGAGCCTCAGACTGTTTTCCTCCATCTGCAACAACGTCTTCTTCAGGAGCACCTCCATG attttattCATGAACAAAATCGATCTTTTCCAAGAGAAGATCCTGCACTCGGGTCGTCACCTCAGACACTACCTGCCGCTCTACAGAG GCGCTGACTGTGATGTGGATTCTGCCGCCCGCTTCATTGCCTCCACGTTTGTCTCTCAGAACACCACGCCCAGGAAGCTGATCTATCACCACTTTACTACGGCGACAGACACCTCCAACGTGCAGGTGGTGTTCCAGGTGGTGATGGACACCATCATGAAGGAGAACCTGGAGGCCGTTTCACTGCTCTGA
- the sgsh gene encoding N-sulphoglucosamine sulphohydrolase, with protein MAGMNVCVQLGAVVWVFLLCGAGECGRNVLLIIADDAGFETEVYNNTVVRTPHLRALARRGVVFRNAFASVSSCSPSRSAILTGLPQHQNGMYGLHQGVHHFNSFDGVRSLPLLLNQSDVRTGIIGKKHVGPSSVYPFDFAYTEENGSVLQVGRNITRIKLLVRKFLQEHKEEDKKKKRSGGETRPFFLYVAFHDPHRCGHSQPQYGSFCEKFGNGESGMGRIPDWKPQYYTPEQVKVPYFVPDTPAARADLAAQYTTVSRLDQGIGLVLQELRDAGFENDTLVMYSSDNGIPFPNGRTNLYHSGVAEPMIISSPEHRERWGQMSDAYVSLLDITPTLLDWFSVPYPPYSLSRGSVVHLTGRSLLPALSSEPIWDTAYSSQSLHEATMYYPMRSVRRGCFVLLHNLDYRSPFPIDQDLYVSPTFQDLLQRTQAGTPTRWFKTLKQYYYRERWELFDTCSDPAEQNNLASDPRHKAVLELLREQLVKWQWETEDPWVCAPDAVLEDKMEPKCRPLYNEL; from the exons CCGACGACGCCGGGTTCGAGACGGAAGTCTACAACAACACGGTGGTCCGGACTCCTCACCTGAGAGCTCTGGCTCGGCGCGGCGTCGTCTTCCGAAACGCCTTCGCGTCCGTCAGCAGCTGCTCGCCCAGTCGCTCCGCCATCCTGACCGGATTACCGCAG CACCAGAACGGGATGTACGGGCTCCATCAGGGCGTGCACCACTTTAACTCGTTTGACGGCGTGCGGAGCCTCCCGCTGTTACTGAACCAGTCCGACGTGCGCACCG gcATCATCGGGAAGAAGCACGTGGGGCCGAGTTCCGTGTACCCCTTCGACTTCGCCTACACGGAGGAGAACGGCTCGGTGCTGCAGGTGGGACGCAACATCACCCGCATCAAGCTGCTGGTCCGGAAGTTTCTGCAGGAGCACAAAGAGgaggacaagaagaagaagagaagcgGAGGAGAGACTCGGCCGTTCTTCCTGTACGTGGCGTTTCACGACCCGCACCGCTGTGGCCACTCGCAGCCTCAGTACGGCTCGTTCTGTGAGAAGTTCGGGAACGGAGAGAGCGGCATGGGGAGAATTCCCGACTGGAAGCCGCAGTACTACACGCCCGAGCAGGTCAAG GTGCCGTATTTCGTCCCGGACACTCCGGCTGCTCGAGCTGATCTCGCCGCTCAGTACACCACCGTCAGCAGACTGGACCAGG GTATCGGTTTGGTCCTGCAGGAGTTGAGGGACGCTGGGTTTGAGAACGACACGCTGGTGATGTACAGCTCCGATAACGGAATCCCGTTTCCTAACGGACGAACCAACCTGTACCACTCGGGCGTGGCCGAACCCATGATCATCTCCTCACCTGAACACCGAGAGCGCTGGGGACAGATGAGTGACGCCTACGTCAGCCTGCTGG ACATCACTCCCACTTTGCTGGACTGGTTCTCGGTGCCGTATCCTCCCTACAGCCTGAGCAGAGGGTCTGTGGTCCACCTGACGGGTCGCTCCCTGCTCCCTGCGCTGTCCTCGGAgccgatttgggacacagcctacAGCAGCCAGAGTCTGCACGAGGCCACCATGTATTACCCGATGCGCTCGGTGAGGCGCGGCTGCTTCGTCCTGCTGCACAACCTCGACTACCGCTCACCCTTCCCCATCGACCAGGACCTGTACGTCTCGCCCACCTTCCAGGACCTGCTGCAGAGGACGCAGGCGGGCACGCCCACCCGCTGGTTCAAGACCCTGAAGCAGTATTACTACAGGGAGCGCTGGGAGCTGTTCGACACGTGCTCGGACCCGGCCGAGCAGAACAACCTGGCCTCGGATCCCCGTCACAAAGCCGTGTTGGAGCTCCTGAGGGAGCAGCTGGTGAAGTGGCAGTGGGAGACGGAGGATCCGTGGGTCTGCGCTCCGGACGCCGTGCTCGAGGACAAGATGGAGCCCAAGTGCAGGCCGCTGTACAACGAGCTGTGA